One Rhodoferax sp. GW822-FHT02A01 genomic window, CAATGGGCTTGTGTTCTACGTGGGTTGTCATGCAGGGTTGTCTATGTCAATGAATACATGCTCCAACCCCAGGCCATAGGCCACATGGGCAGCCAGTGCGGGAGCTCCATAGCGTTCGCTGGCATGATGGCCGCAGGCGATGAAACTCACACCGCATTCACGCGCCAGATGTGCCTGCGGTTCGGAAATCTCTCCAGTTACGAAGACATCGGCCCCGGCGGCAATGGCCGGCTCAAAATAGCCCTGTGCGCCGCCCGTGCACCAGGCTACGCGTCGCATGGGCCCGCTTTTACCATCCACCAGCGTGACGCTTCGACCCAGCACCAACTGGATATGTTCGGCCAGCGCCTTGGGGCCGGCCATGATGGATGGGGATGCTTCACCCAAGCAACCCAGTTGCTGCTCGCCAAAACATTCCTGTACTGCAAAGCCGAGTTTCAAGCCCAACTGCGCGTTGTTGCCCCATTCCGGATGCGCATCCAATGGCAGGTGGTATGCAAAAAGATTGATGTTGTGCTGCAAAAGCAGGCCCAGTCTATGGCGCAACCAACCTGTCACACGTCCGTCATACCCCCGCCAGAACAATCCATGGTGAACAAAGAGAGCATCAGCACCTTCATTGACTGCGGCCTCGATCAGCGCCAGGCTGGCAGTCACGCCGGACACGATCTTGCGAATCTCCTGTTTCCCCTCCACCTGCAGGCCGTTGGGGCAATAGTCCTTGAAACGCTCGGGCTGCAGCAAGGTGTCAAAGGTATCCAGAAGCTGTTGGCGTTCAATCATGGTGTCAGTCGCTGTCCTTATCGGCACGGGACTCCATTGTGGGGGACGCCACGGGCTCCAGCGCACAATCACAGCCAGAGCCTGCCGCAATCCACCGTGCGATCGTTCGGGCACGAAGACGCGCAAAGCTTGACCTCTGCAGGCCGGACAGCCCTTCCACCGCATGTTCCCCCGATTGCACAGATGTTCCCAGCGCGCCGCAGCGGTATTGCTTCAGATCAGCGGTCCATTGCAGTGCCTTGCAAGGCCCTTTGCGGCTACGCGACAGCAGCACGCCCAATGGGCACGGCTCGACCAGACAACATACACCGCAGCCATTGCAGGCCATGCCCTGCGCTGGCTTAGGGGGTGCCTCAGTTTGTATGTGTATCACCTGGTGAAGCAGCATAGTGTGGTGTTTGTGGAGACGCCATACGCAATGTACGCGCTCCTTGGATAACTTCATGAGTTCCAACCGATAGCGCGGCCTACAATTTGACACTATGAAAAGACTTTGGCTGATTTTTTCGCAAACCGCGACGGTTCTGCTGGCCGCCTATTTTGTGGTGGCCACCCTCAAACCCCAGTGGCTGAACCGTGCTCCTAGCAGTGTGGGTGGCGCCGTGGCGCTGATAGAAGCGCCCGGCAACGCACCCGGGGAAATTCCGCCGGGTAGCCTGCGGGTGGCGGCTCAGAGGGCCTCCGCCGCGGTGGTCAGCATCAGCACCAGCCAAACTGCACGCAAACGCTCCAACTCCAACGATCCGTGGTTCAAGTTCTTCTACGGCGACCAGGGCGACGAGCCCCAGGGTGGATTGGGCAGTGGTGTCATCGTCAGCCCCAGCGGCTATATCCTGACCAATAACCATGTGGTGGAAGAAGCCGACGAGATTGAAGTCATTCTCAATGACAGCCGGCACGCCAAAGGCAAAGTCATTGGTACCGACCCGGACAGCGACCTGGCCGTGCTCAAGATTGAGCTGGACAAACTCCCCACCATCGTTCTGGGCAATTCTGACTCGCTGCAGGTGGGCGATCAGGTGCTGGCGATTGGCAATCCGTTTGGCGTAGGACAAACCGTAACCAGCGGCATCGTCAGCGCGTTGGGACGAAACCAGCTGGGCATCAATACTTTCGAGAACTTCATCCAGACCGACGCGGCCATCAACCCCGGCAACTCCGGCGGCGCTCTGGTAGATACCAACGGCAACCTGCTGGGCATCAACACGGCCATTTATTCACGCTCCGGAGGCAGCATGGGCATTGGATTTGCCATTCCCGTGTCTACCGCCAAGCAGGTGCTCGAGGGCCTGGTCAAGGATGGTCAGGTGACGCGCGGCTGGATTGGCGTGGAACCCAATGACCTGTCGCCCGAACTGGCCGAAACCTTCGGCGTCAAGGTCAATGAAGGTGTGATCATCACCGGCGTGCTGCAAAACGGCCCGGCAGCCAAGGCAGGGATCAAGCCTGGTGACGTGATTGAGAGGGTGGGAGAACGTAAGATCAACGACGTGACGCAATTGCTGTCAGCGGTCGCATCCTTGAAGCCGGGGAACGCAACCCCTTTTGCCGTCAATCGCAAAAGCCAGGAACTGGTGCTGACCGTCACACCGGGTGTACGTCCCAAGCCCAAAGCCGCTCAGCGCTGACGGCCACCCCGGCTTAGCTTGCTGGCTCTTCCGGGGCCTTGGTGACCCGTATAAAGACCTGGGCAGCCCAAATGCCAATCTCATACAGCAGGCACATGGGGATCGCCAGCGAAAGCTGCGAAACCACATCAGGCGGCGTCACAATGGCTGCGGCGACAAAGGCCACCACAATGAAATAGCTGCGAAAGGCCTTGAGCTTTTCAATGCTGACCAGCCCCATGCGCGCCAGCACCACGACCACGACCGGCACTTCAAAAGCCAGGCCGAAGGCCAGGAACATGGACAGCACAAAGTCCAGATAAGCTTCTATGTCAGGCGCCGCCGTGATGCTCTTGGGGGCGAAGCTCTGGATAAACGCAAAGACCTTGCCGAACACAAAGAAGTAACAGAAGGCGACCCCGACGAAAAACAGCAAAGTGCTGGAGATCACCAAGGGCAACACCAGCTTCTTTTCATGCGAGTACAGGCCAGGCGCCACAAAGGCCCACACCTGCCACAACACAAACGGTAGCGCCAGCAGAAAGGCGCATACAAACATGATCTTGAGTGGCACCATGAATGGTGAAATGACCGACGTGGCAATCATGGTTGCACCCTTGGGCAAGGAATGCACCAGCGGCTGGGCCAGGATATCGTAAAGCGCGGCCGGGCCTGGATACAAAGCAAGAATGGCAATTGCCACCCCAATGGCAAAAGCGGCCTTGATCAAGCGGTCACGTAGCTCAACCAGATGGGCAACAAAAGGCTGCTCCGTGCCGGACAGCTCGTCTTCTTTGGAATTTTCAGAGGCCATGAACAGTCTTGCAGAATGCCTCAGGTAGTGCGGCGTGGGCGGAAACGGGCAACTCGTGCCGCGCCGGAAAGCGCCTTGGTACGCACACCATTACGCGCCTTGTACCAATTGGGTGTGGCGCCTTGCTTCAGGCGCCAGTTCTTGCCGGGGTGCTTGTAAACGGGAGGCTCCGGTTCTTGCGACGGGGCCGGCATTTCATTGGACCAGGATTTTTCAAAATCGCTGGCATGGGTCTGGATGGTGTTCTCGACATCGCGTGCGGCACCTTCAACCGTCTCGCGCATCTTCTTGAGTTCTTCCATCTCCATGGCGCGGTTGACCTCTGCCTTGACGTCAGACACATACCGCTGCGCCTTGCCAAGCAGAGTGCCTACAGTGCGCGCTACCCGAGGCAGCTTCTCGGGGCCTATCACCACCAGAGCGACGGCGCCAATCAGCGCCATCTTCGAAATGCCAAGATCAATCACGCGGGTCTAACGCAAAACACACCAGGAACAGCCGAAGCCGCGATCAAGACTTGTGACGTGCTTCGACGTCAATGGTGTTTTTGTCTGTAGCAGCGTTGGACACCTGGTTGGCAGTTGCAGCTGGCTTTTCCTCCGGGGCTGTGCCATCGCGCATGCCTTCCTTGAAGCCCTTGACGGCGCCACCCAGATCCTGCCCGATGTTCTTGAGCTTCTTGGTGCCAAACACCATCACCACGATCAACAGAACGATCAGCCAATGCCAAATTGAAAACGAGCCCATGAATTACTCCTAACGATTGATGTGATTCTAGTCTGCACTTACCCGCGCAACCAGGGACGCGGCCCGCCCATCACATGGAAATGCAAATGCTGCACCTCCTGCCCACCCTCGCGACCCGTGTTGCTCAGCAGACGATAGCCGCCATCTGGATATGGGTTGCAGCCCTGCTGCAAAGCCAGTTCGGGAATAAGGGCCATCATGCGCCCCAACAAGCCAGCATGCTCCGTGCCAATCTGGGCCATGGAGGGAATGTGCATCTTGGGAATCAGCAGGAAATGCACTGGCGCCCAGGGATTGATGTCGTGGAAGGCGTACAACTCCTCGTCTTCGTAAACCGCGCGAGAAGGGATCTGCTTGGCAACGATTTTGCAGAAGATGCAGTCGGGGTCATGGGGTTTGATCAGCGCGCTCATAGATCCTGTCCTATCTCCTGTCCTTTGTTCATGGCGATGAAGCCGGTAACGATGCGGTACAAAAACCAGATGGAAATGGCCGTCCAGGCGATCCAACCGGGTACCAGCAAGAAGAACCACAGTGGCGCCGTCACCAAGTAAAGGCCTGCGGCGATCAGCACGGTG contains:
- a CDS encoding trypsin-like peptidase domain-containing protein, with protein sequence MKRLWLIFSQTATVLLAAYFVVATLKPQWLNRAPSSVGGAVALIEAPGNAPGEIPPGSLRVAAQRASAAVVSISTSQTARKRSNSNDPWFKFFYGDQGDEPQGGLGSGVIVSPSGYILTNNHVVEEADEIEVILNDSRHAKGKVIGTDPDSDLAVLKIELDKLPTIVLGNSDSLQVGDQVLAIGNPFGVGQTVTSGIVSALGRNQLGINTFENFIQTDAAINPGNSGGALVDTNGNLLGINTAIYSRSGGSMGIGFAIPVSTAKQVLEGLVKDGQVTRGWIGVEPNDLSPELAETFGVKVNEGVIITGVLQNGPAAKAGIKPGDVIERVGERKINDVTQLLSAVASLKPGNATPFAVNRKSQELVLTVTPGVRPKPKAAQR
- the tatB gene encoding Sec-independent protein translocase protein TatB, encoding MIDLGISKMALIGAVALVVIGPEKLPRVARTVGTLLGKAQRYVSDVKAEVNRAMEMEELKKMRETVEGAARDVENTIQTHASDFEKSWSNEMPAPSQEPEPPVYKHPGKNWRLKQGATPNWYKARNGVRTKALSGAARVARFRPRRTT
- the tatC gene encoding twin-arginine translocase subunit TatC, which codes for MASENSKEDELSGTEQPFVAHLVELRDRLIKAAFAIGVAIAILALYPGPAALYDILAQPLVHSLPKGATMIATSVISPFMVPLKIMFVCAFLLALPFVLWQVWAFVAPGLYSHEKKLVLPLVISSTLLFFVGVAFCYFFVFGKVFAFIQSFAPKSITAAPDIEAYLDFVLSMFLAFGLAFEVPVVVVVLARMGLVSIEKLKAFRSYFIVVAFVAAAIVTPPDVVSQLSLAIPMCLLYEIGIWAAQVFIRVTKAPEEPAS
- a CDS encoding histidine triad nucleotide-binding protein; translated protein: MSALIKPHDPDCIFCKIVAKQIPSRAVYEDEELYAFHDINPWAPVHFLLIPKMHIPSMAQIGTEHAGLLGRMMALIPELALQQGCNPYPDGGYRLLSNTGREGGQEVQHLHFHVMGGPRPWLRG
- a CDS encoding Nif3-like dinuclear metal center hexameric protein, which gives rise to MIERQQLLDTFDTLLQPERFKDYCPNGLQVEGKQEIRKIVSGVTASLALIEAAVNEGADALFVHHGLFWRGYDGRVTGWLRHRLGLLLQHNINLFAYHLPLDAHPEWGNNAQLGLKLGFAVQECFGEQQLGCLGEASPSIMAGPKALAEHIQLVLGRSVTLVDGKSGPMRRVAWCTGGAQGYFEPAIAAGADVFVTGEISEPQAHLARECGVSFIACGHHASERYGAPALAAHVAYGLGLEHVFIDIDNPA
- the tatA gene encoding Sec-independent protein translocase subunit TatA gives rise to the protein MGSFSIWHWLIVLLIVVMVFGTKKLKNIGQDLGGAVKGFKEGMRDGTAPEEKPAATANQVSNAATDKNTIDVEARHKS